One Roseimaritima multifibrata DNA window includes the following coding sequences:
- the argH gene encoding argininosuccinate lyase codes for MESPSRGGVFSEGTDSRVEQFAESISFDRRLYRHDIRGSKAHAQMLASEGLISNDEAEQICTALDEIEKQLDADELPLRIELEDIHMHIEQALIERLGDVGRKLHTGRSRNDQVSTDFRMWVRDALDDIDRLLLELQQAFLSRCDADADVILPAYTHLQRAQPVLAPHYWLAYIEKFERDRQRIKDCRKRVNQCSLGVAAVAGTSIAIDRNATAKSLDFEGMTANSLDTSSDRDFVLESAFVLGVIATHLSGWAEEWILWSTVEFGFIKSPHAFCTGSSIMPQKVNPDVLELTRGKSARVLGNLQTLMVLVKGLPLAYNRDLQEDKPPLFDSFDTIQACLQLAAPLVAGAELQRERISASIEEGYLDATSLMEFMIRKGMPQRRAHHLVGAIVGEAMRRRVTLSDLPLEVMQEHAPELDASVREVLGSKQAVEAFVSEGSTSPKRVAQQVAIWKERLS; via the coding sequence TTGGAAAGCCCATCCCGCGGCGGTGTGTTTAGCGAAGGAACCGACTCTCGCGTCGAACAATTTGCTGAGAGCATCAGTTTTGATCGCCGACTCTATCGACATGATATTCGTGGCTCGAAAGCGCATGCCCAAATGCTGGCCAGCGAAGGGCTGATTTCGAACGACGAAGCGGAGCAGATTTGCACCGCTTTGGATGAAATTGAAAAACAACTGGATGCGGATGAATTGCCTCTTCGCATCGAGCTGGAAGATATCCATATGCATATCGAACAAGCGTTGATCGAACGTTTGGGCGATGTCGGCCGCAAACTGCATACCGGCCGTAGCCGCAATGATCAGGTTTCGACCGATTTTCGGATGTGGGTTCGCGATGCGTTGGATGATATCGATCGCTTGCTGCTTGAACTGCAGCAGGCCTTCCTCAGTCGCTGCGACGCCGATGCCGATGTGATCCTGCCCGCCTACACCCACCTGCAACGGGCTCAGCCGGTGCTGGCGCCGCACTATTGGTTGGCATACATCGAAAAATTTGAACGCGATCGGCAGCGGATTAAGGATTGTCGCAAGCGAGTGAATCAGTGCAGTTTGGGGGTCGCCGCGGTGGCGGGTACGAGTATCGCGATCGATCGCAACGCGACCGCTAAATCGCTTGATTTCGAAGGCATGACCGCCAACAGTTTGGACACCAGCAGCGACCGAGATTTCGTCTTGGAAAGCGCGTTTGTGCTAGGCGTGATTGCGACCCACTTAAGCGGCTGGGCCGAGGAGTGGATTCTCTGGAGCACCGTCGAATTCGGTTTCATCAAATCGCCACACGCGTTCTGCACCGGTAGCAGCATCATGCCGCAAAAGGTCAATCCGGATGTCCTGGAATTGACGCGTGGAAAATCGGCCAGAGTTCTTGGGAACCTGCAGACGTTAATGGTGTTGGTCAAAGGTTTGCCGTTGGCTTACAACCGTGACCTCCAGGAAGATAAACCTCCGCTCTTCGATTCGTTCGACACGATCCAAGCTTGCCTGCAATTGGCCGCCCCATTGGTCGCCGGTGCAGAACTGCAGCGAGAGCGAATCTCTGCTTCGATTGAAGAGGGGTATCTGGATGCCACCTCGTTGATGGAATTTATGATTCGCAAGGGGATGCCTCAACGCCGAGCACACCATTTGGTCGGCGCGATTGTTGGCGAAGCGATGCGCCGTCGCGTAACGCTCTCCGATCTGCCGCTCGAGGTGATGCAGGAGCATGCACCTGAGCTGGATGCTTCGGTGCGAGAGGTGTTGGGGTCGAAGCAAGCGGTGGAAGCCTTCGTCAGCGAAGGATCAACCTCCCCCAAGAGAGTTGCTCAGCAAGTTGCAATCTGGAAAGAACGCTTAAGCTGA
- a CDS encoding NAD-dependent epimerase/dehydratase family protein, translated as MNKALVTGATGFIGTQLCERLLSAGYQVRATVRKTSNQERLIKLGVETVPCDLASECPTPQQLDGITHVFHLAGLTTSPNLEKLRSVNVTGTANLAKAVASLSNPPKIIHVSSIAASGPGKRDQVRSSNESPKPVSNYGRSKLEGEQAIAAIADRTSVSIVRPGLVFGPGDHEGLRIAKPIARVGIHMTPGFRTPPLSVIYVHDLVDILMRTAKQGCKLPSASSADLKGRGIYIAAASEHPTYRKWGQMIGAALQRKMIAWPIFPNVARVVGLVAQAIGSGTLHYDKIREALVPSWAYFDPQLETDLGFQPSATVTDQLADTIAWYRQEKML; from the coding sequence GTGAATAAGGCTTTGGTAACCGGAGCGACCGGATTTATCGGCACGCAGCTGTGCGAGCGATTATTGTCCGCGGGTTACCAGGTTCGCGCCACCGTCCGCAAAACATCCAATCAAGAGCGGTTAATCAAGCTGGGGGTCGAAACGGTTCCTTGCGATCTGGCCAGCGAATGCCCGACGCCGCAGCAGCTTGACGGGATCACTCACGTGTTCCATCTGGCAGGCCTAACGACCAGTCCAAACCTAGAGAAACTTCGCAGCGTGAACGTCACGGGGACCGCAAACCTAGCAAAGGCCGTCGCCTCCCTTTCCAATCCCCCCAAAATCATTCACGTTTCCTCCATCGCAGCCTCCGGTCCAGGCAAACGCGATCAAGTTCGATCGTCGAATGAATCTCCCAAACCGGTCTCCAATTATGGACGCAGTAAACTGGAGGGAGAACAAGCGATTGCCGCGATCGCCGATCGGACGTCCGTCAGTATCGTGCGTCCCGGATTGGTGTTTGGTCCCGGAGACCACGAAGGACTTCGGATTGCCAAACCAATTGCACGGGTCGGTATCCACATGACTCCCGGCTTTCGAACGCCGCCGCTAAGCGTCATCTATGTGCATGACCTAGTCGATATTCTGATGCGGACCGCAAAGCAGGGTTGCAAGCTCCCGTCGGCCTCGTCGGCAGATCTTAAAGGACGTGGCATCTATATCGCGGCGGCATCCGAACACCCCACCTACCGCAAGTGGGGGCAAATGATTGGTGCAGCTTTGCAGCGCAAAATGATCGCTTGGCCCATCTTCCCCAACGTCGCTCGAGTGGTCGGACTGGTGGCGCAGGCCATCGGCAGTGGGACGCTGCACTACGACAAAATTCGCGAAGCTTTGGTTCCCTCCTGGGCTTACTTCGATCCACAACTGGAAACCGACCTGGGATTCCAACCCTCCGCCACCGTCACCGACCAATTGGCCGACACCATTGCCTGGTATCGCCAGGAAAAAATGCTTTAA